From the genome of Candidozyma auris chromosome 2, complete sequence, one region includes:
- a CDS encoding ubiquitin-protein ligase peroxin 10: MSKANENALPFADAATIVRANQKDSYFENSLRAQVTDALHIFKGQKFVNMHPEEIGVATKSLYFFLTTLIGARTLGEEYVDLMYVNRSGRRLPRFIPRLGFILSYALLPYVVTRIVKKLKARHSAVESKDESWYKKILTSYPKLLDTIINIHVAIFYFEGSFYSISKRIFGLRYVFGHNKDPKKLARTGNYSALGVIILLQFAIKVLIKLKEYSDENSKTEEEKNMDRAEANSYDTFRKLQQLETLREHFDDDIDDKVNIDLSNPNELPYLPESARSCMLCLSPMVNPCAANCGHMFCWDCIVDWTRQHPECPLCRQVCLEQNLLPLR; the protein is encoded by the exons ATGTCTAAAGCCAACGAAAATGCTTTGCCGTTTGCAGATGCGGCCACAATAG TCAGAGCAAACCAAAAGGATAGTTATTTCGAGAACCTGCTCAGAGCACAAGTTACGGATGCGTTACATATATTCAAGGGACAGAAATTCGTCAACATGCACCCGGAAGAAATCGGGGTGGCGACAAAACTGTTGTACTTCTTCCTCACGACATTGATTGGTGCGAGAACTCTAGGTGAAGAGTATGTGGATCTCATGTATGTCAATCGCTCTGGAAGAAGGCTTCCTCGATTTATTCCCAGATTAGGTTTTATTTTGCTGTATGCGTTGTTGCCGTATGTGGTGACAAGAATTGTGAAAAAACTCAAGGCAAGGCACAGTGCGGTTGAATCCAAGGATGAGAGTTGGTACAAAAAGATTCTTACTTCGTACccaaagcttcttgatacAATCATTAACATTCATGTGGCCATATTCTATTTTGAAGGCTCTTTTTACTCGATTTCCAAGCGTATATTTGGCCTTAGGTACGTGTTTGGCCACAACAAGGACCCTAAGAAACTTGCCAGAACAGGCAATTATTCAGCGCTCGGAGTGATTATCTTGCTTCAATTCGCCATTAAGGTATTGATAAAACTTAAAGAATACTCCGACGAGAACAGCAAGacagaggaagagaaaaataTGGATAGGGCGGAGGCCAACTCGTACGATACATTCCGCAAATTGCAACAGCTCGAGACGTTAAGAGAacattttgatgatgatatcgACGATAAAGTCAATATTGACTTGAGCAACCCAAACGAGTTACCCTACCTTCCTGAGAGTGCAAGAAGCTGCATGCTCTGTCTTTCGCCAATGGTGAATCCTTGCGCTGCCAATTGCGGCCACATGTTCTGCTGGGACTGTATTGTTGACTGGACCCGCCAGCATCCGGAGTGTCCCTTATGCAGACAGGTTTGTTTGGAGCAGAACTTGTTGCCATTGCGATAG
- the RAD32 gene encoding DNA-directed DNA polymerase eta, translating into MSILDPSIPPAKLNASPSPSKFTLNDLHILQDVSSAYKSPLAVIAHVDLNAFYAQCEQLRLGKSIDDPVVCAQWQSLIAVSYAARKYGIGRMDTLQSALEKCPGLVVGHAAVFKKGDTHWQYLKEAPDQGIHKVSLDPYRRESRKIFKVMSRECDSAEKASVDECYLDMSRLVLGEARKRFPVLDSVFEKPANSSEKLPQVPGADDPGYDGLSWTGRIYETEDEAKVAELDQHSQGSSKRDNCRIPPNIADWDDLFMLIGSMHLYRIRKCVYDELSFTTSGGLSNTKTIAKLAGGFNKPDFQTVIRPSSIYNFLKNFELADFTLMGGKAGEVIVEKLGVPPEQNSITYIRDNYTLDEIKKMMPSDESLMEKVYELVRGINKQEMKPRTVVKSMMSRKNFLPRRPVKTMADAYDWIKVYIGDLYGRLIELDDENMNLSMSQTGEDKNKRYIYRPRTVSVQITTQSWSKHSRQTSFPVLKSLDRLRHALEATGFKLLAELLDGTKAADMNPDINFKELRLNDKHDLSKIDIPSLANMGLVITNFVKTSDANLIDSYGAGSDNAEISTQEAIKLAFEKAQEYERKSPPKYSEPQTKPKHKQDLSYVRKLFEDYHNEATKQPEPKEIKPAKPVAQFKEDKEYVKKLFSEFESSSPSPVAVQIDTKNSVSLPSRSKSPEAASKPKQTDSLLKELIKKQYCSLCNIPVQDVFEHKDYHVALDLSSKLNGGASPVKPPKTGTRSSSTSPKKSKPRGNKKQKLDKGQTRLPF; encoded by the coding sequence ATGTCAATTCTCGACCCTTCAATCCCGCCAGCCAAGCTCAATGCTTCACCGCTGCCGCTGAAATTCACCTTAAACGATCTACACATCCTCCAGGACGTTCTGCTGGCCTACAAGCTGCCCTTAGCAGTCATTGCCCATGTGGACTTGAACGCCTTCTATGCTCAATGTGAACAGCTACGTTTGGGCAAATCTATTGACGACCCTGTGGTATGTGCCCAGTGGCAATCGTTGATTGCGGTTTCGTACGCCGCTAGGAAGTATGGCATTGGACGTATGGACACTCTCCAGTCAGCGTTGGAGAAATGCCCTGGACTCGTAGTTGGCCACGCTGCTGTATTTAAGAAGGGAGATACGCATTGGCAGTATTTGAAGGAAGCACCGGATCAGGGAATCCACAAAGTGTCGTTGGACCCATATAGAAGGGAGCTgagaaagatcttcaaggtGATGCTGCGAGAGTGTGACTCTGCAGAAAAGGCCAGTGTGGATGAGTGTTACCTTGACATGTCCAGGTTGGTACTTGGGGAGGCCAGGAAACGATTCCCTGTTTTGGACAGTGTATTTGAGAAACCTGCAAACTCCTCAGAGAAGCTACCGCAGGTCCCTGGCGCTGACGATCCAGGCTACGACGGGCTCAGCTGGACTGGCCGAATATATGAGacagaagatgaagcaaAAGTAGCAGAATTGGATCAACACTCTCAGGGTTCctccaaaagagacaaTTGCAGAATCCCTCCGAACATAGCCGACTGGGATGATCTTTTCATGTTGATAGGAAGCATGCATTTGTACCGAATCCGAAAATGCGTGTATGACGAATTATCATTCACCACTTCTGGTGGACTCTCGAATACAAAGACTATAGCTAAGCTCGCGGGCGGGTTCAACAAGCCGGATTTCCAGACAGTTATACGGCCATCGCTGATCTACAATTTCCTCAAGAATTTCGAACTTGCAGATTTTACACTTATGGGTGGTAAGGCTGGAGAAGTCATCGTGGAGAAGCTCGGTGTGCCTCCAGAGCAGAACTCTATCACATATATACGAGATAATTACACTTTGGAcgaaatcaaaaagatgATGCCTTCGGACGAACTGCTCATGGAAAAAGTCTACGAATTGGTGAGAGGTATCAACAAGCAGGAGATGAAGCCTCGAACAGtggtgaagtcaatgaTGTCTCGTAAAaattttcttcctcgaagACCGGTCAAGACCATGGCTGACGCTTACGACTGGATCAAAGTTTACATTGGTGACTTGTATGGTCGACTCATTGAGCTTGACGACGAGAACATGAACCTCTCTATGCTGCAAACAGGAGAGGACAAGAACAAAAGGTATATCTACAGGCCCCGTACCGTTAGCGTTCAAATTACTACCCAGCTGTGGCTGAAGCATTCTAGACAGACGCTGTTTCCTGTGTTGAAATCTCTAGATAGGCTTCGGCATGCTTTGGAAGCAACTGGTTTCAAGCTACTTGCTGAGCTCTTAGATGGCACCAAGGCTGCGGATATGAACCCCGATATCAATTTCAAAGAGCTTAGACTCAACGACAAGCATGATCTCTCCAAGATTGATATCCCATCCCTTGCAAACATGGGCCTTGTTATCACAAACTTTGTGAAAACGTCCGACGCAAACCTTATTGATTCCTATGGCGCAGGGTCTGACAATGCGGAGATCTCTACACAAGAGGCAATAAAGCTagcatttgaaaaagcGCAAGAGTATGAGCGTAAAAGTCCACCAAAATATAGTGAGCCacaaacaaaaccaaagCACAAGCAGGATTTGTCTTACGTGaggaagctttttgaggatTACCACAACGAAGCCACTAAACAGCCTGAACCGAAGGAGATCAAACCGGCTAAGCCAGTGGCTCAATTTAAGGAAGATAAGGAGtatgtgaagaagctttttagTGAGTTTGAGCTGTCAAGTCCTTCTCCAGTCGCCGTTCAAATTGATACGAAAAATCTGGTGAGTCTACCTTCGCGATCCAAATCACCGGAAGCAGcatcaaaaccaaaacAGACCgattctcttttgaaagaactCATAAAGAAGCAATATTGCTCGCTTTGCAACATCCCGGTGCAAGATGTTTTTGAACACAAAGACTATCATGTTGCCCTTGATCTATCACTGAAACTCAACGGCGGTGCCAGTCCAGTAAAACCTCCCAAGACAGGCACGAGATCCTCGCTGACGTCACCCAAAAAATCCAAGCCTCGAGGaaacaagaaacaaaagctTGATAAAGGACAAACTCGTTTGCCCTTTTAA
- a CDS encoding putative metalloreductase: protein MDLGVRHAGHGHGHGGSHFVNVKYGYIILGLSLVYAAYVSVARYLYLRKWNKQARTPTGFLRAAAFGHLAIHVIVWILIFTVLLFMNVHNLSTTYSMVLKRLGRLAYCLVPLDAVLALRPAFLGPHASYLQHLGLHKWLSRLILVAVVAHGIGYSVKWLIEHRFWNRTLAWRNFLGVVPFWMTLVLLVVSLRPVRRKIYGLFYIWHNVTVFAFTGFMLWHARPGVTDILVLAFLLYGIQIFLRIRYTFKLEKVTIFDTEESSLRLVRLQKPPNYPVEWVPGSHLRFSWRLTNWRYWVWPSHPFSICSLPNDSTVDLVVKKGLRFEIFSSLEYSMTSPYSSVPPPLFDTADNVHVICGGSGISLGVPVYRYFKKNSSVLANMTWCVRNASDTFVLSELGISHPVDVFVTKGESSSTMFVNNGSEEDYGLLNSKGDDLELESLNLEETDSTNPFADESKKSQDVVNFKRGRPLFDEIFSQFRETDEPRNKWIVVCGPSSLINTVKKWGKLHQVQVFEEVYDM, encoded by the coding sequence ATGGACCTCGGAGTTCGGCATGCTGGCCACGGCCACGGCCACGGCGGAAGCCATTTTGTCAATGTCAAGTACGGCTACATAATCCTTGGCCTCTCCCTCGTCTATGCCGCCTACGTGTCTGTGGCTCGCTACCTCTATTTAAGAAAGTGGAACAAGCAGGCCAGAACGCCCACTGGGTTCCTTCGAGCAGCTGCCTTCGGCCACTTGGCCATCCACGTTATCGTTTGGATCCTAATTTTCACCGTTCTCTTGTTTATGAACGTTCATAATCTTTCCACGACGTATTCGATGGTGCTCAAACGTCTCGGAAGGCTAGCATACTGTCTAGTTCCATTAGACGCCGTTTTGGCGCTTCGTCCGGCTTTCCTCGGGCCCCACGCCTCGTACTTGCAGCATCTTGGCTTGCACAAGTGGCTTCTGCGATTGATCCTTGTGGCCGTTGTCGCTCATGGAATTGGTTATTCTGTCAAGTGGTTAATAGAGCACAGGTTCTGGAACCGCACGTTGGCTTGGAGAAACTTTCTCGGAGTGGTGCCCTTTTGGATGACGCTAGTGTTGTTGGTAGTGTCATTGAGACCGGTGCGCCGCAAGATCTACGGATTGTTCTACATTTGGCACAATGTCACTGTGTTTGCATTCACCGGGTTTATGCTTTGGCACGCGAGACCAGGTGTGACGGATATTTTGGTGTTGGCTTTCTTGCTTTATGGCATTCAGATCTTCCTACGCATTCGTTACACAttcaagctcgagaaggTCACCATTTTTGATACCGAGGAATCTCTGTTGCGCTTGGTCAGGCTCCAGAAACCGCCCAATTACCCAGTAGAATGGGTCCCGGGTTCACATTTGCGTTTCTCGTGGCGCCTCACAAATTGGCGCTACTGGGTATGGCCCTCGCATCCTTTCTCGATCTGTTCTTTGCCAAATGACTCTACGGTCGATTTGGTAGTCAAAAAAGGGCTTAGGTTCGAGATATTCCTGTCGCTAGAGTACTCAATGACAAGTCCCTACTCACTGGTTCCGCCTCCTTTGTTTGATACCGCAGACAACGTGCATGTCATTTGCGGGGGCTCAGGTATTTCCTTGGGAGTGCCAGTGTACAGATACTTTAAAAAGAATTCTTCAGTGCTTGCGAATATGACGTGGTGTGTTCGTAACGCCAGCGACACATTTGTGCTTTCTGAGCTTGGCATTTCTCATCCAGTCGACGTTTTTGTTACGAAAGGGGAGCTGAGCTCAACCATGTTTGTTAACAACGGCAGTGAGGAAGACTATGGCCTCTTGAACTCCAAAGGTGATGACTTGGAGCTCGAGTCGTTGAActtggaagaaacagaCTCTACCAACCCGTTTGCTGATGAGTCCAAAAAGCTGCAAGATGTTGTAAACTTCAAAAGGGGCAGGCCCCTCTTTGACGAAATTTTCAGCCAATTTAGAGAAACTGATGAACCTAGGAACAAGTGGATTGTGGTGTGTGGCCCTTCTTCGCTCATAAACACAGTGAAGAAGTGGGGCAAGCTTCATCAGGTGcaagtctttgaagaagtgtACGATATGTAA
- the ADAEC gene encoding Adaecp, with protein sequence MPYSSESARWKAYQFSDPFAANSFLVCNRSNKRFCRPDCDAYPVSECQTEIEFVNTCQEAMDLGYVPCESCDPTSTPHIDVNLLIQTVRDVNASIGFMLPSLDDKDDKELVRRQSTAAGAVSSGGPSSSASASASVSKNNSEHYRLVDLACRHLALAAAVSIMNPSSPSNPNSPSSDDGSSDSAGKKKRKRRGGVLGFKELAAKSKLSAWHFHRVFKSVTGMTPKTYGDMCWEYLHDEKAGSDLTSSASSTNLSLKDTESSVSSLHSPVSSRKRSHDQIKEETPESALSPKKHAPNHFQTPHMPPAMVNPAFTLDDSTAAGFGASRAFSDTDLNMAAQMPSKTQPDVLAAGPTGGLEKPYSLFSHSKSIFGDEDSSLAMSHMPQVPEQSPIGSLSYNYEVGPADTVAPQDYQEMPFADMADFVNGPSSGGYSADVFSGAGTDLTGGLDEDFLKMEPDASDINDALNLGLSSELLTTNVGL encoded by the coding sequence ATGCCTTACTCGTCGGAATCTGCCAGGTGGAAAGCTTACCAGTTTCTGGACCCATTTGCCGCCAACTCGTTTTTGGTGTGCAACAGGCTGAACAAGCGGTTTTGTCGCCCCGACTGCGACGCCTACCCAGTGTCTGAGTGCCAGACTGAaattgagtttgtcaaTACCTGCCAGGAAGCAATGGACTTGGGCTACGTTCCTTGTGAAAGCTGCGACCCTACCCTGACTCCTCACATTGACGTGAACCTCTTGATCCAGACCGTGAGAGATGTGAATGCCCTGATTGGCTTTATGTTGCCCTCCTTGGACGACAAGGACGACAAGGAGCTTGTGAGAAGACAGAGCACCGCTGCTGGAGCTGTTTCGAGCGGCGGCCCCTCGTCATCGGCGTCGGCGTCGGCGTCGGTTTCGAAAAACAACTCGGAACACTACAGGTTGGTGGATTTGGCTTGTCGGCATTTGGCTCTCGCCGCGGCCGTCTCCATCATGAACCCCCTGCTGCCTTCCAATCCCAATTCTCCTTCCTCAGACGATGGCTCCAGCGACTCTGctggcaagaagaagagaaagaggagAGGCGGCGTGCTAGGCTTCAAGGAGCTTGCCGCCAAGCTGAAGCTCTCGGCGTGGCACTTTCACCGTGTGTTCAAGTCTGTCACCGGCATGACCCCGAAAACGTATGGTGACATGTGCTGGGAGTACTTGCACGACGAGAAGGCAGGCTCCGACTTGACTTCGTCTGCGTCCAGCACCAATCTCCTGCTCAAAGACACCGAACTGTCGGTTTCGTCTCTTCACCTGCCAGTGTCTTCGCGCAAGAGGTCCCACGACCagatcaaggaggaaaCTCCCGAGTCGGCGCTTTCGCCCAAGAAGCATGCTCCCAACCATTTCCAGACCCCTCACATGCCGCCAGCAATGGTCAATCCGGCCTTCACGCTCGACGATTCCACTGCTGCCGGTTTTGGGGCCTCCAGAGCCTTCTCTGATACCGACTTGAACATGGCCGCTCAAATGCCTTCGAAGACTCAGCCGGACGTACTTGCAGCCGGTCCCACAGGCGGCCTCGAGAAGCCTTACTCGCTTTTTTCACACCTGAAATCGATATTTGGCGACGAGGACTCTTCGTTGGCCATGTCCCACATGCCTCAGGTGCCAGAGCAGAGTCCTATTGGTTCTTTGAGCTACAACTACGAGGTTGGCCCAGCAGACACTGTGGCTCCTCAAGACTACCAAGAAATGCCCTTTGCCGACATGGCTGACTTTGTCAACGGCCCCTCCTCCGGCGGCTACAGTGCTGATGTGTTTTCCGGTGCGGGCACCGATTTGACGGGCGGCTTGGACGAggactttttgaagatggagcCAGACGCCTCAGACATTAACGATGCGCTCAACTTGGGTCTTTCATCGGAGTTGTTGACCACCAACGTGGGCTTGTAA
- the CMK2 gene encoding calmodulin-dependent protein kinase has protein sequence MPEDGHFKKLINKISGQPESYSRKSKYTFGKTLGAGSFGIVRYARDNETGEDVAVKIILKKALKSKEHEQFIVDELSLLQELKHPHIVGFRDWFESKDKFYLVTQLATGGELFDRIVQQGRFTEHDASIVVTQMLEAIKYLHDRNIVHRDIKPENVLYLTEKPDSAIVLADFGIAKKLQDPKEKLMSSAGSFGYAAPEVITGTGHGKPCDIWSLGVVTYTILCGYSPFRSENVQDFIAEVRHNDAVVFHADYWRTVSKDARRFIIKALQYDPERRATADQLLNDPWLVSIAKKHSDADLLPNLKQNFDARGKFRQAIEVVKLANRIKKLKQLQTEEDDDPNEINLFGDEGSVVSDSDLPDTNKDSDSQTEVKTKGGALFNWKKINESLADAENESTASLSSKSSHRKSADKSSLTSSAFVQLVQAATENKERVSEFQRKEGSQER, from the coding sequence ATGCCTGAGGACGGTCATTTTAAgaaactcatcaacaagattAGCGGTCAACCAGAATCGTATTCTCGAAAGTCAAAGTACACCTTTGGCAAGACATTGGGGGCAGGCTCATTTGGCATTGTTCGTTATGCTAGAGACAACGAGACCGGCGAGGACGTGGCAGTGAAgatcatcttgaaaaaggcTCTCAAAAGCAAAGAGCACGAACAGTTCATCGTGGATGAGCTCTCTTTGCTACAGGAGCTCAAACATCCTCACATTGTTGGCTTTAGAGACTGGTTTGAATCAAAGGATAAGTTTTACTTGGTGACTCAATTGGCTACAGGAGGTGAATTGTTCGACAGAATTGTCCAGCAGGGAAGATTCACAGAACACGATGCCTCAATTGTGGTAACCCAAATGCTTGAAGCTATCAAGTACTTACATGACAGGAATATTGTCCATAGAGACATCAAGCCCGAAAATGTGCTTTATCTTACGGAAAAGCCTGATTCGGCCATTGTACTTGCAGACTTTGGTATTGCCAAAAAACTTCAAGACCccaaagagaagctcatgaGCTCAGCGGGCTCTTTTGGTTACGCTGCTCCTGAAGTGATCACGGGCACAGGGCATGGCAAACCATGTGACATTTGGTCCTTGGGTGTTGTCACATACACGATTTTATGTGGATATTCTCCCTTCAGATCGGAGAACGTGCAAGATTTCATTGCTGAGGTGAGACACAACGATGCGGTTGTTTTCCACGCTGATTACTGGCGAACCGTTTCCAAAGATGCCCGTAGGTTCATCATCAAGGCCCTCCAGTACGACCCTGAGCGCCGTGCAACCGCCGACCAACTCTTGAACGATCCATGGCTCGTGAGCATCGCCAAGAAGCACAGTGACGCTGACTTGTTGCCTAATTTAAAGCAAAACTTCGACGCCCGGGGCAAGTTCCGCCAAGCAATCgaggtggtgaagttggCAAACCGtatcaagaaactcaagcaaTTGCAAACCGAAGAAGACGACGACCCTAACGAGATAAACCTTTTCGGTGACGAGGGATCTGTTGTCAGTGATAGCGATTTACCAGACACAAACAAGGACAGCGACAGTCAGACCGAAGTCAAAACAAAAGGCGGGGCGCTCTTCAActggaagaagatcaacgaGTCACTTGCCGACGCCGAGAATGAATCCACTGCATCGTTGAGCTCCAAGTCGTCTCATCGCAAGAGTGCTGACAAGTCATCCCTTACATCCAGTGCATTTGTTCAGTTGGTTCAGGCAGCCACAGAAAACAAGGAGCGAGTATCTGAGTTCCAAAGGAAGGAGGGATCTCAAGAGAGGTAA
- the UGA11 gene encoding Uga11p: MLRSRGLTALARRAHATAAAAGASVKPGAASVAAKYYPHEPKGPHIVTETIPGPRSVQLNKHLGEVFDNRAAYFVTDYRNSVGNYISDADGNQLLDVYCQISSIPLGYNNPALLEAASSPEMASALVNRPALACFPQDDYAKILEEGILAAAPPGMSKVWTALSGSCANETAYKAAFMYQAAKARGKMDFTDEELQSVMLNKTPGASDRTILSFEKGFHGRLFGSLSTTRSKALHKMDIPAFDWPVAPFPELKYPLKDHIRENAAEEERCLARFEEIIESHPPGKIAAIIVEPVQSEGGDNHASAEYFQDLRRITRKHDILMIVDEVQTGVGASGKFWAHEHWNLQDPPDMVTFSKKFQAAGFYFSDPELQPSQPYRQFNTWCGDPSKAIIARAIYQEVTKNNLVERTAATGGYLYKELEVIAGKYPHKMQNLRGENFGTFIAWDCESPTHRNELLLKMRGAGVNIGGCGERSVRLRPSLVFEPTHANVLLNALEHVMKQ, translated from the coding sequence ATGCTCAGATCACGCGGATTGACTGCTTTGGCCCGCAGAGCCCACGCCACGGCTGCAGCTGCTGGCGCCTCGGTGAAGCCAGGGGCAGCGctggtggctgcaaaatactaCCCTCATGAGCCAAAGGGCCCCCACATCGTGACAGAAACGATTCCTGGCCCCAGATCCGTTCAGCTCAACAAGCACTTGGGCGAAGTGTTCGACAATCGTGCTGCTTACTTTGTCACAGACTACCGCAATTCCGTGGGCAACTACATCTCAGACGCTGACGGCAACCAGTTGCTCGATGTCTACTGCCAGATCTCGTCCATTCCTTTGGGTTACAACAACCCTGCGCTTTTGGAGGCTGCCTCTTCGCCTGAAATGGCGTCTGCGTTGGTCAACAGACCAGCTTTGGCATGTTTTCCTCAGGACGACTACGCCAAAATCTTGGAAGAGGGCATCTTGGCTGCTGCTCCTCCTGGCATGTCCAAAGTGTGGACTGCTCTCTCTGGTTCATGCGCTAACGAGACCGCATATAAGGCTGCGTTCATGTACCAAGCAGCCAAGGCCAGGGGGAAGATGGACTTCACCGACGAGGAGTTGCAATCGGTGATGCTCAACAAGACTCCTGGTGCTTCAGACAGAACGATCCTCTCGTTCGAAAAGGGGTTCCACGGCCGCCTTTTCGGCTCTCTTTCGACCACTCGTTCAAAAGCTCTCCACAAGATGGACATCCCGGCTTTCGACTGGCCCGTGGCTCCGTTTCCTGAATTGAAGTACCCCTTGAAGGACCACATCAGGGAGAACGCtgccgaagaagagcgTTGCTTGGCCAGATTCGAGGAGATCATCGAGTCCCATCCTCCCGGCAAGATTGCTGCAATCATTGTGGAGCCCGTCCAGTCCGAGGGAGGTGACAACCACGCCTCTGCTGAATATTTTCAGGATTTGAGACGTATCACCAGAAAGCACGATATTCTCATGATCGTCGACGAAGTCCAGACCGGTGTCGGTGCCCTGGGCAAGTTCTGGGCCCATGAGCACTGGAACTTGCAGGACCCTCCAGACATGGTGacattctccaagaagttcCAGGCAGCAGGCTTCTACTTCTCTGACCCTgagttgcagccatctcAGCCATACAGACAGTTTAACACGTGGTGTGGCGACCCATCCAAGGCGATTATTGCCAGGGCTATCTACCAGGAGGTGACCAAGAACAATTTGGTGGAGAGAACCGCTGCTACAGGCGGCTACTTGTACAAGGAGCTTGAGGTAATCGCGGGCAAATACCCCCACAAGATGCAAAACTTGCGTGGCGAGAACTTTGGCACCTTCATTGCATGGGACTGTGAAAGTCCAACCCACAGAAAtgagttgttgttgaagatgcGTGGAGCCGGTGTCAACATTGGTGGCTGTGGAGAGAGGTCTGTCAGATTGAGGCCATCGTTAGTGTTCGAGCCAACCCATGCCAATGTACTTCTCAACGCACTTGAGCACGTCATGAAGCAGTAA